In Chloroflexota bacterium, the sequence TCATTCGTGGTGGGATAAGCCACTCCGTCGGGAAAGGCTGGAATACGCCCACTGCGCAGGGCAATCCAATCCGGCAGGCTCTGGCCACGAGCATGGTATACACGCTCGAGCGGGTCTGTGTTCACTAGGGGATGGGGTGGCAGGCGGGAGTCAGGTACTGAGGCAATTACCTTATCTAAAGTAGCATCACGAGGTGGTGAAGCTGGCCCAATCCTTTCTTGCAAGAAAGGTACTGCTGAATCCGGCAAGGGATAGACAAACGTCTCATCGCCCCATCCATTCCATCGTCTCATACGGGTTACCTCCTTTGGCAGCCTTGCTCCTTTGCTAAATTATAATGTTCAAGCCCGTCTTGACCGCGGACGGGTATGCGAGGCTTTTGTTTTTGTTCCTGCTAAACTGACTTACTGGGATGACATGGCCCGTGCAAATTCAGCGACGGCCTCATCAGAGAGCGGGTCATGGCCCATCGCCAAGAGCACGGCCAGTGGCACGGATATATGATGGGCTCCAGCCAGCAGCGTTTTGACTGCTTCTTCTGGCGATTTGATGCTGGCTGCCAAAACCTCCGTGCCCCGATCGACAGCCTTGCAGATGCGCACCAGTTCCTTGACAAAAGCCAAGCCATCGCCGCGCAAGCGTGTGGTCCGATTCACGTAGGGCAGCAGATATGTCGCGCCAGCTTCGCAGGCCAGGTAGGCCTGTGCCGGGCTAAACAGCGCTGTAACTGCTACAGCGACTCCCCGATCTGAGAACTCGGCTACAAGGGCCATGTTCTCGGTGGAAGCGGGGATTTTGAGCCCTATTCGACCTAGATGCGGGGGGAGATCCTGATCATCCATTGAGTTATCCACCCATTTGGCAAAGTGCTTGTCGTTTTCTTTCTGGAATTCGTCGTTTAGACGGAGAATCTGCTCAGCCTCTGCTCGCCGCTCCGAAACGGTTGGTGCGGTCAGTTGATAAAATACGTTTCCCGAACAGATATGGCACAATTCGCGGAGAACTTCCGTTGTCGGGCGCTTTACTTTAGCCAAGAGCGCCGGGTTTGTGGTGATGCCGCGGACAAAGCCCAGGCTCATTGCCTGACGCGCTTCATCCGGAATCGCAGAGTCGAGATAGATGCTCAAGAGCACCTCCTATGGAACGCTAAAATAATATATATGCACATTGCGAATGTTGCATTTTGCTCGATAGCCATTAAATGCTCTTCAAACCATGCCCAGTTAGGGGCAGTACTGTCAGTTCCTGCGCACGGAAGCGCTGACGTAACCGCAACAGAGCAGCAAAAGGCACAGCAGCCGTCGGTTCTACATACAGACCACGCCTAGCCAAAGCTTCTCTTGCGGCAAGGATCTCCTCGTCATTCACAGTCAACACAGCCCCACCGGATTCGCGCACAGCCCTCAATACATACCTACCCCAAGCTGGTCGGGTGACCGAGATGCCCTCTGCTATCGTCTTGTCAGGTTGTACCTCTTGAGTATCCTCCCATCCATTCTGCCAGGCTGTAAACACAGGAGCACAAGCCTGCGCCTGCACGGCAAAGAAACGCGGCATGGTGTGCAGGGCTCCTGCCTCCTGCATTCTCTTCACTGCCATGTAGGTGGAAGCAATCAGCGAGCCATGTCCTACGGGGAGGAGCAGATTGTCGGGCATGCGCCCACCCAACTGCTCAAACAACTCGTAGCCCATGGTCACCACGCCCTCGAGGAACATGGGGTGATATGCATGGCTAGCGTAGTACGCTCCGGCGCTGACCGCCTGTAAAACCGCCTCCGTTGCGCGTGGACGAGGCCCCTCTATAGGGACGAATTCTGCCCCATAAACCTCGATCTGAGCACGTTTTGCGGTTGAGGTATGTGCTGGGGCAAAGATGCGCACTCGCAACCCCGCTCGCGCGCCATAGGCTGCTAATGACGCTCCAGCGTTGCCGGATGAATCATCCACGACATCGCGAATACCCCACGCGCGCAGGAAGCTGACCAACAGAGAGCTACCCCGATCCTTGAACGAACCGGTGGGGGACAAAAACTCTAGCTTATACCCCACATGTAGGCCATCCCACTCCTCTAGTAACAGTGGGGTATTGCCTTCGCCCATGCTCACTGGTTCAGCATTGGGGGCCATAGAGGGAAGGAGTTCGCGATAGCGCCATACCCCTGTTTCTTGTGGGCGGACAGCCGCAAGGCGGAACTCAGGGACGTCTTCTACGAAAAGCGGCTGACCACACGGACAACGCCAGCGCGTCGTTGGCCAGGTTTCTCTGTATCCGCACACAGCACAGTAAAAGTTCATGCGGCTCCTACGTCCGCTAGCACCAACGCTAGCGCACCGATCAAACCTGCATCATCTCCGAGTGCAGCAGGGACAATGCGAATATCACGCTGTGCTGCAGCGATAACCCGTTCCGCGATGACAGCACGCATTGGCGCAAAAAGCAGCTCGCCAGCCTTGCTCACACCACCTCCTACGATGATACACTCTGGATCGAAGGCATGGATAAAGGAAACCAGCCCGATACCCAGGTAGAAGGCAGCGCGTTGCATGACTTGCAGAGCCAGCGCATCTCCCTTTTGAGCAGCCTCGACCACTTCTTTAGCGGTGATGCGCGCGGTCTCATCCCTGACCATTTCCCATAGCAGCGAGGATTCGCCTTCTTGCAACAATTGCATCGCATGACGGGCAATCGCCGGCCCCGATGCTAATGCTTCCAGACAGCCAATATTTCCGCAGTTGCACCGTGGTCCATTGGGCTCCACGATGATATGCCCCAATTCTGTTGCCCAGCCATGAGCTCCTAGCAACAGACGTCTGTCCTCAATGACCCCGGCTCCGATCCCTGTGCTAATGGTCAGATAGATAAGAAAATTTGTCCCCTGACCTGCGCCAAAGCGATGCTCCGCCAAGGCGGCGAGCTTGGCATCATTGCCCACATAGATAGGTACATGCAACTCCTGTGCCAGCATGTCACGAAGTGGCCAGTTCTCGAAACCGGGCAAATTGGCTGCTTTGGCGATCACACCGGTGCAGGGATTCACCGCGCCCGCCGTGGCAACTCCGATACCCAGAACCTGGCTACGCTCAACTTCTTGCAGCGCTTGGCCAATGCAATCCACCAGACGGGACATGACACGGTGGGCTCCTTCGTGAGCCTGGGTCAGAGTGCTGACGCGTTTGAGCACTGTACCCTTTTCGTCAGCCAAAACGGCACGTATCTGGGTCCCACCTAGATCCACGCCCACGACGAATCTTCTCATAAGAGCTCCCTTGCACCGAAGTGACATCAAGTATACTGTCATCCTGAGCGTCCGGCAAATGTCGCTCATTGAATTACCAACTTGCTGCTCCACTTTGACTCCAAAAGAAAGCCGTGTTACACTTCAGACCAAGACAACTGCTTCATCCGTGATAGGCCATTAGTTAGCCGGCCCGATGTGAATTATGCGGAAGGGAGAGACCGAAAATGAAAGCAGTGATGTTTCAGTTTAGCATTCCCCGTTATTTGCTCACCTTGGCCCTTGGCCCGCTCATCTCTTCAGCCTACTATAGCCCTCTCTCCTGTGTACAACTTGTCGAAGTGCCCGAACCGCGCCTGCTGAACGACCACTGGGTCAAAATCAAGACTCGATATGGCGGCATCTGCGGCTCAGATATCAATCTAGTGCAATTGTGCGATAGCCCTTCTTCTTCCCCCTATTCCTCCTTGCCTTTTATTTTTGGGCACGAGAATATGGGCGTGGTTGCTGAAGTGGGGACAGCTGTGGAGAACCTGGCTGTTGGTCAACGCGTCATTGCGGATCCTTTGCTGCCTTGCCCCACTCGTGACCTTGAGGAGTGGTGCGCCCATTGTCAGCAAGGAGAATGGCCCCGCTGTGAGAATTTCCGCATGGGCACGCCAGGTGTGGGGTTCCAGTTAGGCAATAACATCAAGGTGGGCGGGAGCTGGGCTCCGTATTACCTGGCTCATCCCTTCCAACTCTTCCCTGTGCCAGACAATGTTTCAGATGAGAATGCGATCCTGGTAGATGCTTTTGCTTCTGCACTGCACGCGGTGATGCGCAATCGACCGGTAGAC encodes:
- a CDS encoding transaldolase — encoded protein: MSIYLDSAIPDEARQAMSLGFVRGITTNPALLAKVKRPTTEVLRELCHICSGNVFYQLTAPTVSERRAEAEQILRLNDEFQKENDKHFAKWVDNSMDDQDLPPHLGRIGLKIPASTENMALVAEFSDRGVAVAVTALFSPAQAYLACEAGATYLLPYVNRTTRLRGDGLAFVKELVRICKAVDRGTEVLAASIKSPEEAVKTLLAGAHHISVPLAVLLAMGHDPLSDEAVAEFARAMSSQ
- a CDS encoding threonine synthase, with the protein product MNFYCAVCGYRETWPTTRWRCPCGQPLFVEDVPEFRLAAVRPQETGVWRYRELLPSMAPNAEPVSMGEGNTPLLLEEWDGLHVGYKLEFLSPTGSFKDRGSSLLVSFLRAWGIRDVVDDSSGNAGASLAAYGARAGLRVRIFAPAHTSTAKRAQIEVYGAEFVPIEGPRPRATEAVLQAVSAGAYYASHAYHPMFLEGVVTMGYELFEQLGGRMPDNLLLPVGHGSLIASTYMAVKRMQEAGALHTMPRFFAVQAQACAPVFTAWQNGWEDTQEVQPDKTIAEGISVTRPAWGRYVLRAVRESGGAVLTVNDEEILAAREALARRGLYVEPTAAVPFAALLRLRQRFRAQELTVLPLTGHGLKSI
- a CDS encoding ROK family protein, which translates into the protein MRRFVVGVDLGGTQIRAVLADEKGTVLKRVSTLTQAHEGAHRVMSRLVDCIGQALQEVERSQVLGIGVATAGAVNPCTGVIAKAANLPGFENWPLRDMLAQELHVPIYVGNDAKLAALAEHRFGAGQGTNFLIYLTISTGIGAGVIEDRRLLLGAHGWATELGHIIVEPNGPRCNCGNIGCLEALASGPAIARHAMQLLQEGESSLLWEMVRDETARITAKEVVEAAQKGDALALQVMQRAAFYLGIGLVSFIHAFDPECIIVGGGVSKAGELLFAPMRAVIAERVIAAAQRDIRIVPAALGDDAGLIGALALVLADVGAA
- a CDS encoding alcohol dehydrogenase catalytic domain-containing protein; the encoded protein is MKAVMFQFSIPRYLLTLALGPLISSAYYSPLSCVQLVEVPEPRLLNDHWVKIKTRYGGICGSDINLVQLCDSPSSSPYSSLPFIFGHENMGVVAEVGTAVENLAVGQRVIADPLLPCPTRDLEEWCAHCQQGEWPRCENFRMGTPGVGFQLGNNIKVGGSWAPYYLAHPFQLFPVPDNVSDENAILVDAFASALHAVMRNRPVDQEIALVIGAGMMGLGVVAALRVTGFKGSLLVVAKYPFQAELARHYGADEIIDSRCDVYAVMAERTGGTLHKPVLGKRVMMGGGAHVVYECVGMDETLDDALRLARPGGKVALIGLIGATQKVDWTFAWLKELTVAGTLCSSTEEYANERKRCYQLILDWMSKGQLDLTPLLTHRFRLEEYKKALAMSFHKSQHGMVKAVFEFVG